Proteins from a genomic interval of Actinoalloteichus hymeniacidonis:
- the purD gene encoding phosphoribosylamine--glycine ligase, with protein sequence MRILVIGSGAREHAILLALSQDPAVTALAVSPGNAGIAALAETLGIDATDTAATVAAASSWGADLVVVGPEIPLVAGLGDALRSAGIPCFGPTKAAAAIEGSKAFAKDVMAAAKVPTAHSEVIDNPAHLDAALSRFGPTWVVKDDGLAAGKGVVVTTDADEARAHALTLLDGGHPVLLEKYLDGPEASLFCLVDGTTVVPLLPAQDFKRVGDNDAGPNTGGMGAYAPLPWADEGLVDRVVADVVAPTVEELARRGTPFSGLLYAGLALTSIGPQVIEFNCRFGDPETQAVLALLRTPLSTVLEAVAGGKLAELPPLEWAPGAAVTVVIAADGYPGRPRTGDVISGSEADGVLHAGTRRREDGAVVSAGGRVLSVVGTGADLIAARDDAYRRVAGVHLTGSHHRQDIAAAAARGEISDPAAAPA encoded by the coding sequence GTGCGAATCCTGGTAATCGGGTCGGGTGCCCGGGAACATGCGATCCTGCTGGCCTTGTCACAGGACCCCGCCGTCACGGCGTTGGCCGTCTCCCCGGGCAACGCGGGTATAGCCGCGTTGGCCGAGACGCTGGGCATCGACGCGACGGACACGGCGGCCACCGTGGCAGCGGCGAGCAGTTGGGGTGCCGACCTCGTGGTGGTCGGACCGGAGATACCGCTGGTGGCGGGCTTGGGCGATGCGCTGCGGAGCGCGGGCATCCCCTGTTTCGGACCGACGAAGGCTGCGGCGGCCATCGAGGGCTCCAAGGCGTTCGCCAAGGACGTCATGGCGGCGGCGAAGGTGCCCACCGCGCACAGCGAGGTGATCGACAACCCCGCCCACTTGGACGCGGCGCTGAGCCGATTCGGCCCGACCTGGGTGGTCAAGGACGACGGGTTGGCCGCAGGTAAGGGCGTCGTGGTCACCACCGACGCCGACGAGGCACGGGCACACGCCCTGACGCTGCTCGACGGCGGGCATCCCGTGTTGCTGGAGAAGTACCTGGACGGTCCTGAGGCGTCGCTGTTCTGCCTGGTCGACGGGACGACCGTCGTGCCGCTGCTGCCTGCACAGGACTTCAAACGGGTCGGGGACAACGACGCAGGCCCCAACACCGGTGGAATGGGTGCCTACGCACCGCTGCCCTGGGCGGACGAGGGCTTGGTCGACCGGGTGGTCGCCGACGTGGTGGCCCCCACGGTCGAGGAGCTCGCCAGACGGGGCACCCCGTTCTCGGGGCTGTTGTACGCCGGGTTGGCGCTGACGTCGATCGGCCCGCAGGTAATCGAGTTCAACTGCCGGTTCGGTGATCCCGAGACCCAGGCGGTGCTCGCCCTGCTGCGCACCCCGTTGAGCACGGTCCTCGAGGCGGTCGCCGGAGGCAAGCTCGCGGAACTGCCCCCCTTGGAGTGGGCTCCCGGCGCCGCGGTCACCGTGGTCATCGCCGCCGACGGATACCCCGGCAGGCCGCGCACCGGCGATGTGATCAGCGGCAGCGAGGCCGATGGCGTGCTGCACGCGGGAACCCGACGCCGTGAGGACGGCGCGGTCGTCTCCGCCGGTGGCCGGGTGCTCTCCGTGGTGGGTACCGGCGCGGATCTCATCGCCGCACGGGACGACGCCTACCGTCGGGTCGCCGGGGTGCACCTCACCGGCTCGCACCATCGACAGGACATCGCCGCCGCCGCCGCGCGGGGCGAGATCTCCGATCCGGCGGCCGCTCCCGCCTGA